One bacterium genomic region harbors:
- the rsxC gene encoding electron transport complex subunit RsxC produces MRYTFVGGIHPPEEKHHTEKKAIEVLPAPEKVYVLLSQHAGAPAKPLVKKGDQVKVGQKIAEAAAFISANIHSPVSGKVIKIDDVPDFTGGLSKAIVIENDGQETIGYELEPHDDWHSLPPEEFPKIALEAGLVGMGGAMFPTSVKLSPPKEKKIDTVIINGAECEPYLTADHRLMLEQTDKIVEGAEMIKYALGAERLIIAIEENKPDAIKAMQDATKDKDIEVAVLKTKYPQGAEKQLIWALTKREVPSGGLPFDVGCYVQNVGTAAALRDAVIEGKPLIERVTTVAGFVIEPKNLLVRIGTPIGALLEAAGGAKGPIGKVIMVGPMMGLTQWSMDAPVTKGTSGVLFFPPEVSESEPEENCIGCASCVDVCPMHLVPTMIARVTKYGRIDMAKMLGAMDCIECGSCAYVCPSKIKLLHYIRWAKWEIRALAKK; encoded by the coding sequence ATGAGATATACATTCGTTGGCGGCATTCATCCGCCTGAGGAAAAACACCATACAGAGAAGAAGGCTATAGAGGTTTTACCAGCACCGGAAAAGGTTTATGTTTTGCTGTCCCAGCATGCTGGCGCGCCTGCTAAACCGTTGGTGAAAAAGGGCGACCAGGTTAAGGTCGGTCAGAAAATTGCTGAGGCAGCAGCTTTCATATCGGCAAACATACACTCACCGGTGTCGGGAAAGGTCATAAAAATAGATGATGTCCCCGATTTTACTGGAGGGCTTTCGAAAGCGATTGTTATCGAGAATGATGGTCAGGAAACGATAGGTTACGAGCTTGAGCCGCATGATGATTGGCACTCTTTACCGCCGGAGGAGTTTCCTAAGATTGCGCTTGAGGCTGGTCTTGTCGGCATGGGCGGCGCGATGTTCCCCACATCTGTTAAGCTTTCGCCTCCCAAGGAAAAGAAAATTGACACGGTCATAATAAACGGTGCGGAGTGCGAGCCTTATCTTACTGCTGATCACCGTTTGATGCTTGAGCAGACAGATAAGATAGTCGAGGGCGCGGAAATGATAAAGTATGCTCTCGGTGCTGAAAGGCTTATAATAGCTATTGAGGAAAATAAACCCGATGCGATAAAGGCTATGCAGGATGCTACCAAAGACAAAGATATAGAGGTGGCAGTTTTGAAAACCAAATACCCTCAGGGGGCGGAGAAACAGCTTATATGGGCTCTTACGAAGCGCGAGGTTCCCAGCGGTGGACTGCCGTTCGATGTCGGATGTTATGTTCAGAATGTCGGAACTGCTGCTGCGTTGCGCGACGCTGTTATTGAGGGGAAGCCTCTCATAGAGCGCGTAACGACTGTTGCGGGCTTTGTTATCGAGCCGAAAAATCTGCTTGTAAGGATAGGCACCCCTATTGGTGCGCTTCTTGAGGCTGCTGGTGGCGCAAAAGGTCCTATCGGAAAGGTTATTATGGTGGGACCGATGATGGGGTTAACCCAGTGGTCGATGGACGCACCGGTAACAAAAGGGACGAGCGGAGTGCTATTTTTCCCGCCCGAAGTGTCAGAATCAGAACCGGAGGAAAATTGCATAGGATGTGCAAGCTGTGTTGATGTGTGTCCCATGCATCTCGTGCCCACAATGATCGCCAGAGTAACAAAGTATGGCAGGATTGACATGGCAAAAATGCTCGGCGCAATGGATTGCATAGAGTGCGGAAGTTGTGCATATGTGTGCCCCTCAAAAATCAAACTTTTGCATTATATAAGATGGGCAAAATGGGAAATAAGAGCTTTGGCTAAAAAATAA
- a CDS encoding NTP transferase domain-containing protein has product MKGVVLAGGLGTRLYPLTKITNKHLLPVYDEPMIYYPIKSLVEAGIRDIMIVCGGNHAGEFLRLLGNGHEFGLQHLNYAYQEREGGIAEALGLCEHFVDGDKVVVFLGDNIIGESIKPAVEEFAKQNDGARILLKEVDDPTDYGVVKFDENGNIVEIIEKPKVPPSKYAVVGIYMYDSTVFDIIRTLKPSERGELEITDVNNAYLKAGKLKFSILEGFWADAGASIEAYYQTIKIVREFKLRQRFGEVPSDGDRRLLMR; this is encoded by the coding sequence ATGAAAGGTGTGGTTCTGGCTGGCGGTTTGGGAACCAGATTATATCCTTTAACGAAGATAACAAACAAGCACCTCCTTCCAGTATATGATGAGCCAATGATATATTATCCTATAAAGTCACTTGTTGAGGCGGGTATTCGTGATATAATGATAGTTTGCGGTGGCAACCACGCTGGCGAATTTCTAAGGTTGCTTGGCAACGGTCACGAGTTCGGACTGCAACACCTAAACTATGCCTATCAGGAGCGGGAGGGCGGAATAGCTGAGGCACTGGGACTTTGCGAGCATTTCGTGGATGGTGATAAAGTAGTGGTCTTTCTTGGAGATAATATAATAGGTGAAAGTATAAAGCCAGCCGTTGAGGAGTTCGCGAAACAGAATGATGGCGCAAGAATTTTGCTCAAAGAGGTCGATGACCCCACTGATTACGGGGTGGTAAAATTTGATGAAAATGGTAATATAGTCGAAATAATTGAAAAGCCAAAAGTTCCGCCATCGAAATACGCGGTAGTAGGTATATATATGTATGATTCCACTGTTTTTGATATAATCCGCACTCTCAAACCATCCGAGCGGGGTGAGCTCGAAATAACCGATGTTAACAACGCCTACCTTAAAGCCGGCAAGTTGAAATTCTCAATCCTCGAGGGTTTCTGGGCCGATGCCGGTGCTTCCATCGAAGCCTACTATCAAACCATAAAAATCGTCCGCGAGTTCAAGCTTAGACAGCGTTTTGGCGAGGTCCCCAGCGATGGGGACAGAAGGCTTTTGATGAGGTAA